The following proteins are encoded in a genomic region of Variovorax paradoxus:
- a CDS encoding spermidine synthase, translated as MATSKTPVLPEVNFSDWGDIRYLHLGTEWVQGSMKLDAPFEIELEYVQRMMAWLLFADPKSVASRHAMQLGLGAATLTKFCRKTLRMRTTAVELNPQVVSACRGWFKLPADDPKLRVVIADAALEIRKAEWHGTVDALQVDLYDHEAAAPVLDSEGFYADCRALLTEDGCMTVNLFGRSSSYERSLEKIAGAFGADAVWAFKPTREGNTVVLAQRTPSRPKREALAERAQTIQTRWGLPAPKWLRVFKPLNPTLTRPSGS; from the coding sequence ATGGCCACGAGCAAAACTCCCGTTCTTCCCGAAGTCAACTTCTCCGACTGGGGCGACATTCGCTACCTGCACCTTGGCACCGAATGGGTCCAGGGCTCGATGAAACTCGATGCGCCGTTCGAAATCGAGCTCGAATACGTGCAGCGCATGATGGCCTGGCTGCTGTTCGCCGACCCGAAGAGCGTGGCGAGCCGCCATGCGATGCAGCTCGGCCTCGGCGCGGCCACGCTCACCAAGTTCTGCCGCAAGACTCTGCGCATGCGCACCACCGCAGTCGAGCTGAATCCGCAGGTGGTGTCGGCCTGCCGCGGCTGGTTCAAGCTGCCCGCGGACGATCCGAAGCTGCGCGTGGTCATTGCGGATGCGGCGCTCGAGATTCGAAAAGCCGAATGGCACGGCACGGTCGATGCGTTGCAGGTCGACCTGTACGACCATGAAGCCGCCGCGCCGGTGCTCGACAGCGAAGGCTTCTATGCCGATTGCCGCGCGCTGCTCACCGAAGACGGCTGCATGACGGTCAATCTCTTCGGCCGCTCGTCGAGCTACGAGCGCAGCCTGGAGAAAATCGCCGGCGCATTCGGCGCGGACGCAGTCTGGGCCTTCAAGCCGACGCGCGAAGGCAACACGGTGGTGCTGGCGCAGCGCACGCCAAGCCGCCCGAAGCGCGAAGCCCTTGCCGAGCGCGCCCAAACGATCCAGACTCGATGGGGACTTCCCGCGCCGAAATGGCTGCGCGTGTTCAAACCGCTGAATCCCACTCTCACCCGACCTTCCGGCTCATGA
- a CDS encoding DNA-deoxyinosine glycosylase: MKPPTAPDTTSAVLTGLAPIVSPATVVLILGSFPGVRSLEQQQYYAHPQNQFWKILQAVWPHHLLPMGADSYPEKKKWLLARGLGVWDVYAACEREGSLDSAIRAPVANDIAGLHLPKLAAIAHNGGESFKHARHTRTLGVPVYQLPSTSPANASWSFERKLAAWREVFVAHHLL, from the coding sequence ATGAAACCACCAACTGCACCCGACACCACAAGCGCAGTGCTCACGGGCCTTGCGCCCATCGTCTCGCCCGCCACGGTCGTATTGATACTCGGCAGCTTCCCGGGCGTTCGGTCGCTCGAGCAGCAGCAGTACTATGCGCATCCGCAAAATCAATTCTGGAAAATCTTGCAAGCCGTTTGGCCCCACCACCTGCTCCCGATGGGCGCAGACAGCTATCCCGAAAAGAAGAAGTGGTTGCTCGCGCGCGGCCTGGGCGTGTGGGATGTGTATGCGGCTTGCGAACGCGAGGGCAGCCTCGACTCGGCGATCCGCGCACCTGTTGCCAACGACATCGCGGGGCTGCATCTTCCCAAGCTCGCCGCTATTGCGCACAACGGCGGCGAGAGCTTCAAGCATGCGCGCCACACGCGCACCCTGGGGGTGCCGGTCTATCAGCTGCCTTCCACCAGTCCCGCCAACGCGTCTTGGAGCTTCGAGCGCAAACTCGCAGCCTGGCGCGAGGTCTTTGTCGCCCACCACCTTCTTTGA
- a CDS encoding TatD family hydrolase, with the protein MAVFIDTHCHLDAPEFGAGMPTIRARAAERGVALCVIPAVAAFNFATVRELAHVQGDAYALGIHPLCTGNAQEADLEALDAELSTRIGDPRLVAVGEIGLDYFVEGLDSDKQQHFFHTQLQLARKYELPVLIHVRRSVDKVLKHLRQTAAGRPWQGIAHAFNGSEQQARACIDIGLKLGFGGAVTFDRALQLRRLAATLPLESIVMETDAPDIQPHWIYRTEAQRAAGEAQGRNEPGELPRIAAVVAQLRGIGTDELAEATTRNALAALPRLESLLSMSEGRPHRA; encoded by the coding sequence ATGGCTGTATTCATCGACACCCACTGCCATCTGGACGCGCCCGAATTCGGTGCGGGAATGCCGACCATCCGCGCCCGCGCTGCTGAACGGGGCGTGGCGCTGTGCGTCATTCCGGCCGTGGCCGCGTTCAATTTCGCAACCGTGCGCGAATTGGCGCACGTGCAGGGCGATGCCTATGCGCTCGGAATCCACCCGCTGTGCACCGGCAATGCGCAAGAGGCCGACCTGGAGGCGCTCGACGCCGAGCTGTCCACGCGCATCGGCGATCCGCGGCTGGTCGCGGTCGGCGAAATCGGCCTCGACTATTTCGTGGAAGGACTGGACAGCGACAAGCAGCAGCACTTCTTTCACACTCAGTTGCAACTCGCACGCAAATACGAGTTGCCGGTGCTCATTCATGTGCGCCGCTCGGTCGACAAGGTGCTCAAGCATCTGCGGCAGACCGCGGCCGGCCGGCCATGGCAGGGCATTGCGCATGCGTTCAACGGCAGCGAGCAGCAGGCCAGGGCCTGTATCGACATCGGCCTGAAGCTGGGATTCGGCGGCGCCGTGACCTTCGACCGCGCGTTGCAGCTGCGCCGGCTCGCGGCCACGCTGCCGCTCGAATCGATCGTGATGGAAACCGACGCGCCCGACATCCAGCCGCACTGGATCTACCGCACAGAGGCGCAGCGCGCGGCCGGCGAAGCGCAGGGCCGCAACGAACCGGGCGAACTGCCGCGCATCGCAGCCGTGGTGGCGCAATTGCGCGGTATCGGCACCGACGAACTGGCCGAGGCCACGACCCGCAACGCCCTGGCAGCCCTGCCTCGGCTCGAAAGCCTTCTTTCCATGTCGGAAGGCCGGCCGCACCGCGCGTAG
- a CDS encoding S1C family serine protease, producing the protein MRRPAFYSRSPRTLPRAADSAAADEAVPSPDGGGNTAQPNSPQAAKPGWQPGRRSLAFMVVLSAALAAGGATWWPRHGAKALTQKDIDSAVLRTLQTHTLPSPAAKAAEIVRPSVVRVVGYGPEKATPEAKIQKRGRNLAKGKPPEADAPPGEVERGVGTGVVIVDKGVILTNLHVVAGAETIKVTFSDGLEAVATITGVQPENDLAVLQAQKIPDDLIPAVMRSTADLQSGDQVVAVGFPFGIGPSVSAGVVSGLKRSFRSPEGKQELGNLIQFDAAANPGNSGGPLINMDGEVLGIVTAILNPTQQRTFIGIGFAVPIENAASAAGSPPF; encoded by the coding sequence ATGCGCAGGCCCGCTTTCTACAGCCGTTCGCCCCGCACGCTGCCTCGAGCGGCCGATTCCGCGGCCGCCGATGAGGCCGTGCCGTCTCCCGATGGCGGAGGCAATACCGCGCAGCCAAACTCCCCGCAAGCGGCCAAGCCGGGCTGGCAGCCCGGCCGGCGCAGCTTGGCCTTCATGGTGGTGCTCAGCGCCGCACTCGCTGCGGGCGGCGCCACATGGTGGCCCCGCCACGGGGCCAAGGCGCTGACTCAGAAGGACATCGATTCGGCCGTGCTGCGCACGCTGCAGACCCACACGCTCCCCTCGCCCGCCGCCAAGGCCGCCGAGATCGTCCGGCCTTCGGTGGTGCGCGTGGTCGGCTACGGTCCCGAGAAAGCGACGCCCGAGGCCAAGATCCAGAAGCGGGGCCGCAATCTCGCCAAGGGCAAGCCGCCCGAAGCCGATGCCCCGCCGGGCGAGGTCGAGCGCGGCGTCGGTACCGGTGTGGTCATTGTCGACAAGGGCGTCATCCTCACCAACCTGCATGTGGTGGCCGGCGCCGAGACCATCAAAGTCACTTTTTCCGACGGCCTCGAGGCCGTGGCCACCATCACCGGCGTGCAACCCGAGAACGACCTCGCGGTGCTGCAGGCCCAGAAAATTCCCGACGACCTGATTCCCGCCGTGATGCGCTCAACGGCCGACCTGCAATCCGGCGACCAGGTGGTGGCCGTCGGCTTTCCGTTCGGTATCGGTCCGTCGGTGTCGGCCGGCGTGGTGTCGGGCCTGAAGCGCTCGTTCCGCTCGCCCGAGGGCAAGCAGGAACTCGGCAACCTGATCCAGTTCGACGCGGCAGCCAATCCCGGCAACTCGGGCGGCCCGCTGATCAACATGGACGGCGAGGTGCTCGGCATCGTCACCGCCATCCTCAATCCAACACAGCAGCGCACCTTCATAGGCATCGGTTTTGCCGTGCCGATCGAGAACGCGGCCTCGGCCGCCGGCTCGCCGCCGTTCTAG
- a CDS encoding AAA family ATPase — protein sequence MSTETPFSTSTATAELMEQILYEVKRVVVGQDRFLERVMVAMLAGGHLLVEGVPGLAKTLTIKTLAETVRGQFKRIQFTPDLVPADLVGTRIYNQKTGEFSTSLGPVFANLLLADEINRAPAKVQSALLEVMQERQVTIAGETHRVPRPFLVMATQNPIETEGTYPLPEAQVDRFMMKVLVDYPSDEEEFVIVQRVIGTMVEVNPVATTEQLAALQAEARRVYVDPSLIQYAVKLVSATRTPEKHGLKDMRRFITFGASPRASISLTEGARALALLRGRSYALPEDMTALVPDVLRHRVTLSYEGLSEGLTPDSLIEKIMKAVPAPPKPLEHEKLVA from the coding sequence ATGAGCACCGAGACCCCCTTTTCCACCTCTACCGCCACGGCCGAGCTGATGGAGCAGATCCTCTACGAAGTCAAGCGCGTGGTGGTGGGCCAGGACCGCTTCCTGGAGCGGGTGATGGTGGCCATGCTCGCGGGCGGCCACCTGCTGGTCGAAGGCGTTCCGGGTCTTGCGAAGACGCTCACCATCAAGACGCTGGCCGAGACCGTGCGCGGCCAGTTCAAGCGCATCCAGTTCACGCCCGACCTGGTGCCGGCCGACCTGGTGGGCACGCGCATCTACAACCAGAAGACCGGCGAGTTCAGCACCTCGCTCGGGCCGGTGTTCGCCAACTTGCTGTTGGCCGACGAAATCAACCGCGCGCCGGCCAAGGTGCAGAGTGCGCTGCTCGAAGTGATGCAGGAGCGCCAGGTCACCATTGCCGGCGAAACGCACAGGGTGCCGCGCCCGTTTCTCGTCATGGCCACGCAGAACCCGATCGAGACCGAAGGCACCTATCCACTGCCGGAGGCGCAGGTCGACCGCTTCATGATGAAGGTGCTGGTCGACTATCCGAGCGATGAGGAAGAGTTCGTCATCGTCCAGCGCGTGATCGGCACGATGGTCGAGGTCAATCCTGTTGCGACGACCGAGCAGCTTGCAGCGCTGCAGGCCGAGGCGCGGCGCGTGTACGTCGACCCTTCGCTCATCCAGTACGCGGTCAAGCTCGTATCGGCCACGCGCACGCCCGAGAAGCACGGCCTGAAGGACATGCGCCGCTTCATCACTTTCGGCGCGAGCCCTCGCGCGAGCATCAGCCTCACCGAAGGCGCACGCGCGCTGGCGCTGCTGCGTGGCCGCAGCTATGCGCTGCCCGAAGACATGACCGCGCTGGTGCCCGACGTACTGCGCCACCGCGTGACGCTTTCCTACGAAGGCTTGTCCGAAGGCCTCACACCCGACAGCCTGATCGAGAAGATCATGAAGGCCGTCCCCGCTCCCCCTAAACCCTTGGAACATGAAAAGCTGGTGGCGTAA
- a CDS encoding DUF58 domain-containing protein, which produces MKSWWRKAPAAANDERLIAEAGGAERALRRLEWTVIRRLDGLLQGDYRTLMRGTGLDLADLREYQHHDDVRHIDWNVTARLQTPHVRVFTEDREMSAWFVLDLSRSVDFGSGLKAKREISAGFVGVLARLLTRHGNRVGALVYGSDLEAVIPPRSGRRHVLHLLHAMERRADKIEKAPTQKGMTRLADLLKSAATLMPRRSTVFVVSDFLSEPGWERPLGQLVQRHEVIAVRLFDPLELELPDLGLVPLRDAETGEQLWVDTHDAGFRKRFARLAAEREATLRASLAKAGVDALELSTNDDLVEAIVRFADMRKRRTRIGSGSVKAVAA; this is translated from the coding sequence ATGAAAAGCTGGTGGCGTAAGGCCCCTGCGGCCGCGAACGACGAACGGCTCATCGCCGAGGCCGGGGGTGCCGAGCGCGCGCTGCGCCGGCTTGAATGGACCGTCATCCGCCGTCTCGACGGTTTGCTGCAGGGCGACTACCGCACGCTGATGCGCGGCACCGGGCTCGACCTGGCCGACCTGCGCGAGTACCAGCACCACGACGACGTGCGCCACATCGACTGGAACGTCACGGCCCGGCTGCAGACGCCGCATGTGCGGGTCTTCACCGAAGACCGCGAAATGTCGGCGTGGTTCGTGCTCGACCTGAGCCGGTCGGTCGATTTCGGTTCAGGCCTGAAGGCCAAGCGCGAAATTTCCGCCGGCTTCGTCGGCGTGCTCGCGCGCCTGCTCACGCGCCACGGCAACCGGGTCGGCGCGCTGGTCTACGGCAGCGACCTCGAAGCCGTGATTCCACCGCGCAGCGGCCGCCGGCATGTGCTGCACCTGCTGCACGCCATGGAACGGCGTGCCGACAAGATCGAAAAAGCGCCCACCCAAAAAGGCATGACGCGGCTGGCCGACCTGCTGAAGTCGGCCGCCACGCTGATGCCGCGCCGCTCCACCGTGTTCGTGGTGTCCGACTTTCTGAGCGAGCCCGGTTGGGAACGCCCGCTCGGCCAGCTGGTGCAGCGGCATGAAGTCATTGCCGTGCGCCTGTTCGACCCGCTCGAACTCGAGCTGCCCGACCTCGGCCTGGTGCCGCTGCGCGATGCCGAAACCGGCGAACAGCTCTGGGTCGACACCCACGATGCCGGTTTTCGCAAGCGCTTCGCGCGTCTGGCGGCCGAGCGCGAAGCCACGCTGCGTGCTTCTCTCGCGAAGGCCGGTGTCGACGCCCTCGAGCTTTCCACCAATGACGACCTGGTGGAAGCCATCGTTCGTTTTGCCGACATGCGCAAGCGCCGCACGCGCATCGGTTCGGGCAGCGTGAAGGCGGTGGCAGCATGA
- a CDS encoding VWA domain-containing protein — MTFLWPQFLWLLAALPLLVLLYIWLIRRKKKLAVRYASLSIVREAMGAGQSLRRHIPPLLFLLAMAAMLVAAARPMAVVLLPSNQQTIILAMDVSGSMRAADVLPNRLVAAQEAAKSFIKDLPRHVKVGIVAFAGSAQVAQLPTTNHDDLVTAIDSFQLQRATATGNAIVVSLATLFPDAGIDVSQFSAPSRQRGTPIDQTEKQAKEFTPVAPGSYTSAAVIMLTDGQRTTGVDPLDAAKAAADRGVRIYTVGVGTVDGETIGFEGWSMRVRLDEETLKAVANKTNAEYFYAGTAADLKKVYETLSSKLTVEKKETEISALFALGAAILTLLSAGLSLLWFNRIL, encoded by the coding sequence ATGACATTTCTCTGGCCTCAATTCCTCTGGCTGCTGGCGGCCTTGCCGCTGCTGGTGTTGCTCTACATCTGGCTGATTCGCCGCAAGAAGAAGCTGGCGGTGCGCTATGCCAGCCTGTCGATCGTGCGCGAAGCCATGGGCGCCGGCCAGAGCCTGCGCCGGCACATTCCGCCCTTGCTGTTTCTGCTGGCCATGGCCGCGATGCTGGTCGCCGCCGCGCGGCCGATGGCCGTGGTGCTGCTGCCTTCGAACCAGCAGACCATCATCCTCGCGATGGACGTGTCGGGCAGCATGCGCGCGGCCGACGTGCTGCCCAACCGGCTGGTCGCGGCCCAGGAAGCCGCCAAGAGCTTCATCAAGGACCTGCCGCGCCACGTCAAGGTGGGCATCGTGGCCTTCGCGGGCAGTGCGCAGGTGGCCCAACTGCCCACCACCAACCACGACGACCTGGTGACCGCGATCGACAGCTTCCAGTTGCAGCGCGCCACGGCCACGGGCAACGCCATCGTGGTGTCGCTTGCCACGCTGTTTCCCGACGCGGGCATCGACGTGTCGCAGTTCAGCGCACCGAGCCGCCAGCGCGGCACGCCCATCGACCAGACGGAAAAGCAGGCGAAGGAATTCACGCCGGTGGCGCCGGGCTCCTACACCTCGGCCGCGGTCATCATGCTGACCGACGGGCAGCGCACCACGGGCGTCGATCCGCTCGATGCCGCCAAGGCCGCGGCCGACCGCGGCGTGCGCATCTACACGGTGGGCGTGGGCACGGTCGACGGCGAAACCATCGGCTTCGAAGGCTGGTCGATGCGCGTGCGGCTCGACGAGGAAACGCTCAAGGCCGTGGCCAACAAGACCAATGCCGAGTACTTCTATGCGGGCACCGCCGCCGACCTGAAGAAGGTGTACGAAACGCTGAGCTCCAAGCTCACGGTCGAGAAGAAGGAAACCGAAATCTCGGCGCTGTTCGCGCTGGGTGCGGCCATTCTCACGCTGCTGTCGGCGGGGCTGTCGCTGCTCTGGTTCAACCGGATTCTTTAG